The Streptomyces sp. HSG2 genome has a segment encoding these proteins:
- a CDS encoding indole-3-glycerol phosphate synthase, with amino-acid sequence MFTSVLMIEKALTSADVEFVTTLHGEEEITFRVLLQPRGDQADRLLRAVDDVALGELDDAVREGETPEGEEALDVGQRALEVSLAALRAAGAEATGLLVRDRPLDELQALVEENRADEVIVLTDPHYVEEFFHRDWASRARNKVGVPVLKLFSHSTA; translated from the coding sequence GTGTTCACAAGCGTTTTGATGATCGAGAAGGCACTGACGTCCGCCGACGTCGAGTTCGTGACGACCCTGCACGGCGAGGAGGAGATCACCTTCCGCGTACTCCTCCAACCGCGCGGCGACCAGGCGGACCGCCTGCTGCGGGCCGTCGACGACGTGGCGCTTGGCGAACTGGACGACGCGGTCCGCGAGGGCGAGACCCCCGAGGGCGAGGAGGCGCTGGACGTGGGGCAGCGGGCCCTGGAGGTGTCCCTCGCCGCCCTGCGCGCGGCCGGCGCCGAGGCCACCGGTCTGCTCGTCCGGGACCGGCCGCTGGACGAGCTGCAGGCCCTGGTCGAGGAGAACCGCGCGGACGAGGTGATCGTCCTGACCGACCCCCACTACGTGGAGGAGTTCTTCCACCGGGACTGGGCCTCCCGAGCCCGGAACAAGGTCGGCGTCCCGGTCCTGAAGCTGTTCTCCCACAGCACGGCATAG
- a CDS encoding pyrimidine reductase family protein, translating into MRRLFPAAGSPDERTGGPDGGEWTLADLAAVYAYPDPRDTGGVWLRANMVTSLDGAAEHEGRSQPLSCPADMRIFGTLRALADVVLVGAETVRREGYRPARARAEFAEARRAAGQAPAPAIAVVSAGLELDLATPLFGSPLVPTLVLTGAAAPVERIAAVERAGARVVVAGDGTGVDPARAVAALVELGHTRLLTEGGPRLLGRFVADGVLDELCLTMSPTLTGGDARRITSGPPIAAPRRLDLVSLLEEDGFLFGRYRRR; encoded by the coding sequence ATGCGACGACTCTTTCCCGCGGCGGGCTCGCCGGACGAGCGGACCGGAGGCCCCGACGGCGGGGAGTGGACGCTGGCCGACCTCGCGGCCGTCTACGCCTACCCCGACCCGCGGGACACGGGTGGGGTGTGGCTGCGCGCCAACATGGTGACCAGCCTCGACGGAGCCGCCGAGCACGAGGGCCGCTCGCAGCCGCTCTCCTGCCCCGCCGACATGCGGATCTTCGGCACGCTGCGCGCCCTCGCGGACGTGGTGCTGGTGGGGGCGGAGACCGTCCGGCGCGAGGGATACCGGCCCGCGCGCGCCCGAGCCGAGTTCGCCGAGGCGCGACGGGCGGCCGGGCAGGCCCCCGCCCCGGCGATCGCGGTGGTCAGCGCGGGGCTGGAGCTGGACCTCGCGACGCCGTTGTTCGGCTCCCCACTGGTGCCCACACTGGTTCTGACGGGCGCCGCCGCCCCGGTCGAGCGGATCGCGGCCGTGGAGCGGGCCGGGGCCCGGGTGGTGGTCGCGGGCGACGGGACCGGCGTGGACCCGGCCCGTGCCGTCGCGGCGCTGGTGGAACTGGGCCACACGCGGTTGCTGACCGAGGGCGGCCCTCGGCTGCTCGGCCGGTTCGTCGCCGACGGGGTGCTGGACGAGCTGTGCCTGACCATGTCCCCGACGCTGACCGGGGGTGACGCCCGACGGATCACCTCGGGCCCGCCGATCGCCGCGCCCCGGCGACTGGACCTGGTGTCCTTGCTGGAGGAGGACGGCTTCCTCTTCGGGCGCTATCGCCGCCGCTGA
- the zapE gene encoding cell division protein ZapE, whose translation MSDPDAAAADGPLSLCAREPRVAADRLVAAMVPPPRFDAVRFATYAPAPDRPSQSEAVRVLEGFAAGLTDPPATGGRRGLLGWRRRATKAPATARGVYLDGGYGVGKTHLLASLWHATPAEPERKAFGTFVELTHLVGALGFQETVRTLSGHRLLCIDEFELDDPGDTVLVSTLLGRLVDSGVALAATSNTLPGRLGEGRFAAADFLREIQTLSARFRTLRIDGEDYRHRGLPAAPVPHPEERVTRAAHARAGASLDAFPDLLDHLARVHPSRYGALTDGVRAVCLTGVRPVRDQSTALRLVVLADRLYDREVPVLASGVPFDRLFGEEMLKGGYRKKYFRAISRLTALARDAGRLVEP comes from the coding sequence GTGTCCGACCCCGACGCGGCAGCAGCCGACGGGCCCCTTTCCCTGTGTGCCCGCGAGCCGCGCGTCGCCGCGGACCGGCTGGTGGCGGCGATGGTCCCACCACCCAGGTTCGACGCCGTCCGCTTCGCCACCTACGCCCCGGCGCCGGACCGGCCGAGCCAGAGCGAGGCCGTGCGCGTGTTGGAGGGCTTCGCCGCCGGGTTGACCGACCCCCCGGCGACGGGCGGGCGTCGCGGTCTCCTCGGGTGGCGGCGGCGCGCGACGAAGGCCCCGGCGACCGCGCGGGGCGTCTACCTGGACGGCGGGTACGGCGTCGGCAAGACGCATCTGCTGGCGTCCCTTTGGCACGCGACCCCCGCGGAGCCGGAACGCAAGGCGTTCGGCACCTTCGTGGAGCTGACCCACCTGGTGGGGGCGCTCGGCTTTCAGGAGACCGTGCGAACCCTCTCCGGTCACCGACTGCTGTGCATCGACGAGTTCGAGCTCGACGATCCCGGCGACACCGTCCTGGTGTCGACCCTCCTGGGGCGTCTGGTCGACTCGGGCGTGGCACTGGCCGCCACCTCGAACACCCTGCCCGGCCGGCTCGGCGAGGGGCGTTTCGCCGCGGCCGACTTCCTGCGGGAGATCCAGACGCTCTCCGCTCGCTTTCGCACCCTGCGCATCGACGGCGAGGACTACCGACACCGCGGTCTGCCCGCGGCACCGGTCCCGCACCCTGAGGAGCGCGTCACCCGCGCCGCGCACGCGCGGGCCGGCGCCTCCCTGGACGCCTTTCCGGATCTGCTGGACCACCTCGCCCGGGTCCACCCGAGTCGGTACGGCGCGCTCACCGACGGAGTGCGGGCGGTCTGCCTCACCGGGGTGCGGCCGGTCCGGGACCAGTCGACGGCCCTGCGCCTGGTCGTCCTGGCGGACCGGTTGTACGACCGCGAGGTCCCCGTCCTCGCGTCCGGGGTGCCGTTCGACCGGCTGTTCGGCGAGGAGATGTTGAAGGGCGGCTACCGCAAGAAGTACTTCCGGGCGATCTCCCGGCTGACCGCCCTGGCACGAGACGCGGGACGCCTCGTCGAGCCCTGA
- a CDS encoding polysaccharide deacetylase family protein, protein MIPLIWRSLVAACVLAALPACGTARSPQDAPGPAGRSPTSASSPSTSSPPPTLAPGPAGLTPVFTHGERDGEPTVALTFDADMTADQGPRAARGERFDHPELIAALRELEVPSTVFMTGRWAEEYPDQARALGRDPLFEVANHSYSHHAFTPDCYGLPTLPRERMRGDVERAYESFRRAGVPDPMPYFRFPGGCHDRTALRELSATGVTAVQWDVVSGDAFATDAEAVARQVLDGVRPGSVVVLHCTRSAAPTTEAAIRRIVPELRRRGYRMVKVSQLMAPVGERA, encoded by the coding sequence ATGATCCCACTTATTTGGCGTTCACTCGTCGCGGCCTGCGTTCTGGCGGCCCTTCCCGCCTGTGGCACGGCCCGATCTCCCCAGGACGCCCCCGGCCCGGCCGGCCGGTCACCCACCTCCGCCTCCTCGCCGTCCACTTCCTCGCCACCGCCCACGCTGGCGCCGGGTCCGGCCGGGCTGACGCCCGTCTTCACGCACGGCGAGCGCGACGGCGAACCGACCGTCGCCCTCACCTTCGACGCCGACATGACCGCCGACCAGGGCCCCCGCGCGGCCCGGGGCGAACGCTTCGACCATCCGGAGCTGATCGCCGCGCTGCGCGAGCTGGAGGTGCCCTCGACGGTGTTCATGACGGGCCGGTGGGCCGAGGAGTACCCCGATCAGGCCCGCGCCCTCGGTCGGGACCCGCTCTTCGAGGTCGCCAACCACTCCTACAGTCACCACGCCTTCACCCCGGACTGCTACGGTCTGCCGACCCTGCCCCGCGAACGGATGCGAGGCGACGTCGAGCGCGCCTACGAGTCCTTCCGTCGGGCCGGCGTCCCCGATCCGATGCCGTACTTCCGCTTCCCCGGAGGTTGCCACGACCGTACGGCGCTGCGGGAGTTGTCGGCGACCGGCGTCACCGCCGTCCAGTGGGACGTGGTGAGCGGAGACGCCTTCGCGACGGACGCGGAGGCGGTGGCCCGGCAGGTCCTCGACGGCGTGCGCCCCGGATCCGTCGTGGTGCTGCACTGCACCCGCAGCGCCGCGCCCACGACGGAGGCGGCGATCCGCCGGATCGTCCCCGAGCTGCGACGCCGGGGCTACCGCATGGTCAAGGTGTCGCAGCTGATGGCGCCCGTCGGCGAACGCGCCTGA
- the hemQ gene encoding hydrogen peroxide-dependent heme synthase, producing the protein MSDDATTPAAERIPNKGKLAKDLNEVIRYTLWSVFRLEHALPEDRAGHAREVQELFDRLAAEDVVVRGTYDLSGLRADADLMIWWHAESSDRLQNAYNLFRRTRLGRSLVPVWSNMALHRPAEFNRSHIPAFLADETPRDYVSVYPFVRSYDWYLLPEEDRRRMLADHGRMARGYPDVRANTVASFSLGDYEWLLAFEADELHRIVDLMRHLRASEARRHVREEVPFFTGRRKSVADLVADLA; encoded by the coding sequence ATGAGTGACGACGCCACCACCCCCGCCGCCGAGCGGATCCCCAACAAGGGCAAGCTGGCCAAGGACCTCAACGAGGTCATCCGCTACACCCTCTGGTCCGTCTTCCGTCTGGAACACGCGCTGCCGGAGGACCGCGCGGGCCACGCGCGGGAGGTCCAGGAGCTGTTCGACCGGCTGGCCGCCGAGGACGTCGTCGTCCGCGGCACCTACGACCTGTCCGGCCTGCGCGCCGACGCCGACCTGATGATCTGGTGGCACGCGGAGTCCAGCGACCGTCTCCAGAACGCGTACAACCTCTTCCGCCGCACGAGGCTGGGCCGCTCCCTCGTTCCCGTGTGGTCCAACATGGCGCTCCACAGGCCCGCCGAGTTCAACCGCTCGCACATTCCCGCGTTCCTCGCCGACGAGACGCCGCGCGACTACGTCAGCGTCTACCCGTTCGTCCGTTCCTACGACTGGTACCTGTTGCCGGAGGAGGACCGGCGCCGCATGCTGGCGGACCACGGTCGGATGGCCCGGGGCTACCCGGACGTGCGCGCCAACACGGTCGCCTCCTTCTCGCTCGGCGACTACGAGTGGCTCCTCGCCTTCGAGGCCGACGAACTCCACCGCATCGTGGATCTCATGCGCCACCTGCGGGCTTCCGAGGCACGGCGGCACGTGCGCGAGGAGGTCCCGTTCTTCACGGGGCGTCGCAAGAGCGTCGCCGACCTGGTCGCCGACCTGGCCTGA
- the hemG gene encoding protoporphyrinogen oxidase — protein sequence MCASEARAGAGQVVVVGAGIAGLAAAHRLLGRGFGVTVLEASDRVGGKLWPGEVAGARVDLGAESMLARRPEAVDLAREAGLADRLGPPAASTAALWTRGALRPLPQGHVMGVPGRGSALAGVLSAEGVARAGREPELPGTEVGEDVAVGTYVAARLGREVVDRLVEPLLGGVYAGDAYRLSLRSAIPALYEAARAGGSLTEAVSRIRTRAAAGPAGGPVFMGLAGGVGTLPAAVAEAVRARGGRVRTGTAVTALRRRAGGGWSVIAGGGELRADSVVLAVPAPAAAALLRQEAPGAAAELAAVEYASMALITLVYRRTDATALPEGSGFLVPPVDGRTIKASTFASQKWGWIAEENPDLVVVRTSVGRHGETEILGRDDAALVEVSRHDLREATGLAASPVATRVTRWDDGLPQYPVGHHARVARIRAHVARLPGLAVCGAAFDGVGIPATIASAYAAVETLGEAPGVGTGPGTHPVRGARGGAGE from the coding sequence ATGTGTGCAAGCGAGGCCCGCGCGGGCGCGGGGCAGGTCGTCGTCGTCGGGGCCGGCATCGCCGGGTTGGCCGCCGCGCACCGGCTGCTGGGCCGGGGGTTCGGGGTGACGGTGCTGGAGGCCTCGGACCGGGTCGGGGGCAAGCTGTGGCCGGGAGAGGTGGCCGGGGCCCGTGTCGACCTCGGCGCCGAGTCCATGCTGGCCCGCCGGCCGGAGGCCGTCGACCTGGCGCGCGAGGCGGGCCTCGCCGACCGCCTCGGGCCACCCGCCGCCTCGACGGCCGCCCTGTGGACCCGAGGCGCCCTGCGTCCGCTGCCTCAGGGGCACGTCATGGGAGTGCCCGGCAGGGGGTCCGCTCTCGCCGGCGTGCTGTCGGCGGAAGGGGTCGCCCGCGCCGGGCGCGAGCCGGAACTGCCCGGCACCGAGGTGGGCGAGGACGTGGCGGTCGGCACGTACGTCGCGGCCCGGCTGGGCCGCGAGGTCGTCGACCGCCTTGTCGAGCCGCTGTTGGGGGGTGTCTACGCGGGCGACGCCTACCGTCTATCGCTCCGCTCGGCGATTCCCGCGCTCTACGAGGCCGCGCGGGCGGGGGGTTCCCTCACCGAGGCCGTTTCGCGGATCCGGACGCGGGCGGCGGCCGGCCCCGCGGGGGGCCCGGTGTTCATGGGCCTCGCGGGCGGGGTCGGAACCCTTCCCGCGGCGGTGGCCGAAGCCGTCCGGGCCCGTGGCGGACGGGTCCGCACCGGCACGGCGGTCACCGCGCTGCGTCGGAGGGCGGGTGGTGGCTGGAGTGTGATCGCCGGGGGAGGGGAACTGCGGGCCGACTCCGTCGTCCTGGCCGTCCCGGCGCCCGCCGCCGCCGCGTTGTTGCGGCAGGAGGCCCCGGGCGCCGCCGCCGAACTGGCGGCCGTCGAGTACGCCTCCATGGCGTTGATCACCCTCGTCTACCGCCGGACGGACGCCACCGCCCTTCCCGAGGGCAGCGGCTTCCTGGTCCCCCCGGTCGACGGACGCACCATCAAGGCCTCCACGTTCGCCTCACAGAAGTGGGGTTGGATCGCCGAGGAGAATCCCGATCTGGTCGTGGTGCGGACCTCGGTCGGACGTCACGGCGAGACGGAAATCCTCGGTCGCGACGACGCCGCGCTCGTCGAGGTCTCCCGTCACGACCTGCGCGAGGCCACGGGCCTCGCGGCGTCGCCCGTCGCCACCCGGGTCACCCGGTGGGACGACGGACTGCCCCAGTACCCCGTCGGTCACCACGCCCGGGTGGCCCGGATCCGGGCCCACGTGGCGCGCCTGCCCGGGCTCGCGGTGTGCGGTGCGGCCTTCGACGGGGTCGGCATCCCGGCCACCATCGCGAGCGCCTACGCGGCCGTCGAGACGCTGGGGGAGGCTCCGGGGGTGGGCACGGGGCCGGGAACCCACCCGGTGCGGGGGGCGCGAGGCGGCGCGGGAGAATAG
- a CDS encoding FAD-dependent oxidoreductase: MSAASRARRLRSAEELEIVAFERGHFASYSACGIPYWVAGDVPERDRLIARTPEEHRARDIDLRTRTEVVEIDVSGRRVRAREVDTGTEYWTAYDGLVVATGARPVRPDLPGIDAPGVHGVQTLDDGQALLDSLARSEGRRAVVVGAGYIGVEMAEALLRRGHRVTVLDRGEEPMSTLDPDMGRLVGEAMRGMGITVVGGAEVTRVLTGEDGRVRAVATPDAEYPADVVVLGIGVRPETELAAAAGLPLGDHGGLLTDRAMRVRGHEDVWAGGDCVEVLDLVSGQSRHVPLGTHANKHGQIIGTNVGGGYATFPGVVGTAVSKVCDLEIARTGLREKDAHRAGLRFVAVTVASTSRAGYYPGASPMTVKMLAEHRTGRLLGVQIVGREGAAKRVDIAAVALTAGLTVERMTGLDLGYAPPFSPTWDPVLVAARKAAEAVERER; this comes from the coding sequence ATGTCCGCGGCGTCGCGAGCACGTCGCCTGCGGAGCGCCGAGGAACTGGAGATCGTGGCGTTCGAGCGGGGGCACTTCGCCTCGTACTCCGCCTGCGGCATCCCCTACTGGGTCGCCGGCGACGTGCCCGAGCGCGACCGGTTGATCGCCCGAACCCCCGAGGAGCACCGGGCACGGGACATCGACCTGCGGACGCGCACCGAGGTCGTCGAGATCGACGTGTCCGGCCGTCGGGTCCGCGCCCGCGAGGTCGACACCGGCACCGAGTACTGGACCGCCTACGACGGCCTGGTGGTGGCCACCGGCGCCCGCCCCGTCCGGCCCGACCTGCCGGGGATCGACGCCCCCGGCGTCCACGGGGTGCAGACGCTCGACGACGGTCAGGCCCTGCTGGACAGTCTGGCGCGATCCGAGGGGCGACGTGCCGTGGTCGTGGGCGCCGGGTACATCGGCGTGGAGATGGCCGAAGCCCTCCTCCGCCGCGGCCACCGGGTGACGGTCCTGGACCGGGGTGAGGAGCCGATGTCCACCCTCGACCCCGACATGGGTCGGCTGGTGGGCGAGGCGATGCGGGGGATGGGCATCACCGTCGTCGGCGGTGCCGAGGTCACCCGGGTCCTGACCGGCGAGGACGGCCGGGTCCGCGCAGTCGCCACACCCGACGCCGAGTATCCCGCGGACGTGGTGGTGTTGGGGATCGGGGTGCGTCCGGAGACCGAGCTGGCCGCCGCGGCGGGGTTGCCGCTCGGCGACCACGGCGGACTGCTCACCGACCGGGCCATGCGGGTCCGGGGACACGAGGACGTCTGGGCGGGCGGCGACTGCGTCGAGGTGCTCGACCTGGTCTCCGGTCAGTCGCGGCACGTGCCGCTCGGCACCCACGCGAACAAGCACGGACAGATCATCGGCACCAACGTCGGCGGCGGCTACGCCACCTTCCCCGGCGTGGTCGGCACGGCCGTCAGCAAGGTCTGCGACCTGGAGATCGCCCGCACCGGGCTTCGGGAGAAGGACGCCCACCGCGCCGGTCTCCGGTTCGTCGCCGTCACGGTCGCGTCGACCAGCCGCGCGGGGTACTACCCCGGCGCTTCCCCGATGACGGTGAAGATGCTCGCCGAGCACCGCACGGGCCGGCTGCTCGGGGTGCAGATCGTCGGCCGGGAAGGCGCCGCGAAGCGGGTCGACATCGCCGCGGTGGCGCTGACCGCGGGCCTGACGGTGGAGCGGATGACGGGACTGGACCTGGGCTACGCGCCGCCGTTCTCCCCCACGTGGGATCCGGTGTTGGTGGCCGCGCGAAAGGCGGCGGAGGCCGTCGAACGGGAACGCTGA
- the hemE gene encoding uroporphyrinogen decarboxylase: MSANQSPAGKQPTAAYDSAFLRACRREPVPHTPVWFMRQAGRSLPEYRKVREGITMLDSCMRPDLVTEITLQPVRRHGVDAAIYFSDIVVPLKAIGVDLDIRPGVGPVVERPFRRRADLERLRDLTPEDVAYVSEAIGMLTRELGATPLIGFAGAPFTLASYLVEGGPSRNHEHTKAMMYGDPGLWSDLLDRLARITAAFLSVQIEAGAAAVQLFDSWVGALSPADYRRRVMPASAKVFRAVAGYGVPRIHFGVGTGELLGALGEAGADVVGVDWRVPLDEAARRVGPGKALQGNLDPAVLFSTPEAVRAKTGEVLDAAAGLEGHIFNLGHGVLPDTDPDALTRLVADVHERTAR, from the coding sequence GTGAGCGCCAACCAGAGCCCCGCGGGCAAGCAGCCGACCGCAGCGTACGACTCCGCCTTCCTCCGGGCGTGCCGGCGGGAGCCGGTGCCGCACACCCCGGTGTGGTTCATGCGGCAGGCCGGGCGCTCCCTGCCCGAGTACCGCAAGGTGCGCGAGGGGATCACGATGCTCGATTCCTGCATGCGTCCGGACCTGGTCACCGAGATCACCCTGCAACCGGTGCGTCGGCACGGCGTCGACGCCGCGATCTACTTCAGCGACATCGTCGTCCCCCTCAAGGCCATCGGAGTCGACCTCGACATCCGGCCGGGGGTGGGCCCCGTCGTCGAGCGTCCCTTCCGCCGCCGGGCCGACCTGGAGCGGTTGCGCGACCTGACCCCCGAGGACGTCGCGTACGTCTCCGAGGCGATCGGCATGCTCACCCGGGAGCTGGGGGCCACACCGCTGATCGGTTTCGCGGGCGCGCCGTTCACCCTGGCGAGCTACCTCGTGGAGGGAGGGCCCTCGCGCAACCACGAGCACACCAAGGCGATGATGTACGGCGACCCGGGGCTCTGGTCCGACCTGCTCGACCGGTTGGCGCGGATCACGGCGGCCTTCCTCTCGGTGCAGATCGAGGCGGGTGCCGCCGCGGTCCAGCTCTTCGACTCCTGGGTCGGCGCGCTGTCGCCGGCGGACTACCGGCGCCGGGTGATGCCCGCCTCGGCCAAGGTCTTCCGCGCCGTCGCCGGATACGGGGTTCCCCGTATCCACTTCGGTGTCGGGACGGGCGAGCTGCTCGGGGCGCTGGGCGAGGCCGGCGCCGACGTGGTGGGTGTCGACTGGAGGGTTCCGCTGGACGAGGCCGCCCGTCGGGTCGGCCCCGGCAAGGCCCTTCAGGGCAACCTCGACCCGGCCGTGCTGTTCTCGACCCCGGAGGCGGTCCGGGCCAAGACCGGCGAGGTCCTGGACGCGGCGGCCGGGCTGGAGGGACACATCTTCAACCTCGGCCACGGCGTACTCCCCGACACCGACCCGGACGCGCTCACCCGCCTCGTCGCCGACGTGCACGAGCGCACCGCCCGCTAG
- a CDS encoding DUF3000 domain-containing protein — MAAAQGRLSDGTGEMDEANGTGSAGGRGDAGSREDGTPGPFRAAVEALRGARIRPQIAVERTRAPQRLAPYAHALEATVTEGEEELADGRLVLLHDPAGHEAWRGTFRLVTLVRADLEAEMAADPLLPEVCWSWLTGALEARGLSYGEPGGTVTRVSSQYFGELAARPGTTQIEIRASWTPREQAGGVPDTAAHLAGWCDLLAQVAGLPPSGQGDASVVTLPQRRGPRPA; from the coding sequence ATGGCTGCGGCTCAGGGACGACTGTCGGACGGCACCGGGGAAATGGACGAAGCGAACGGCACGGGGAGTGCGGGGGGACGGGGCGACGCGGGAAGCCGGGAGGACGGAACGCCGGGGCCGTTCCGCGCGGCGGTGGAGGCTCTGCGGGGGGCGCGGATCCGACCGCAGATCGCGGTGGAGCGGACGCGGGCGCCGCAACGGCTGGCGCCGTACGCCCACGCACTGGAGGCGACGGTGACCGAGGGCGAGGAGGAACTCGCCGACGGGCGGTTGGTGTTGTTGCACGATCCGGCGGGGCACGAGGCGTGGCGGGGCACGTTTCGACTGGTGACCCTGGTGCGGGCGGACCTGGAGGCGGAGATGGCGGCGGATCCGTTGCTGCCGGAGGTGTGCTGGAGCTGGCTGACCGGAGCGTTGGAGGCCCGCGGGCTGTCGTACGGCGAGCCGGGAGGCACCGTGACGCGGGTGAGTTCGCAGTACTTCGGCGAGTTGGCGGCGCGCCCGGGGACGACGCAGATCGAGATCCGGGCCTCCTGGACCCCCCGGGAGCAGGCGGGCGGGGTGCCGGACACCGCCGCGCACCTGGCCGGCTGGTGCGACCTGCTGGCGCAGGTGGCGGGGCTGCCGCCCTCGGGGCAGGGGGACGCGTCGGTCGTGA